In the Emys orbicularis isolate rEmyOrb1 chromosome 3, rEmyOrb1.hap1, whole genome shotgun sequence genome, one interval contains:
- the PGM3 gene encoding phosphoacetylglucosamine mutase has translation MDFEAVAKYSALHLKPAGLSLQYGTAGFRTKAGHLDHVMYRMGLLAVLRSRQTKSTIGVMVTASHNPEEDNGVKLVDPLGEMLTSAWEEYATRLANAEEQEIQSILTEICQKEAVKLHQYASVFIGRDTRPSSEKLSQSVIDGVSALGGQYHDYGLVTTPQLHYMVCCQNTQEHYGKATVEGYYQKLSKAFGELTKQASSSGDDQMCLKIDCANGIGALKLKEMERYLPKKLLIHLYNDGTKEKLNHLCGADFVKVHQKPPLGLEIKPHERCCSFDGDADRIVYYYNDTAGHFHLVDGDKIATLISTFIKELLIKIGQTLKMAVVQTAYANGSSTRYLEETMKVPVHCTKTGVKHLHHKAQEFDIGVYFEANGHGTVLFSKAAEEKIRHMAKEEKENQKRDAAKMLENTIDLINQTVGDAISDMLVIEAILALKGLTVQQWDAIYTDLPNRQLKVKVADRRVIDTTDAERRAVTPPGLQEKIDELVKKYRVSRAFVRPSGTEDVVRVYAEADTQENADSLAHEVSLAVYHLAGGIGEPPQPVC, from the exons ATGGATTTTGAGGCAGTTGCAAAGTACTCAGCATTACACCTGAAACCAGCTGGACTTAGCCTTCAGTATGGAACTGCTGGATTTCGTACCAAGGCAGGACATCTTGATCATGTCATGTATCGCATGGGTTTGCTGGCAGTACTAAGGTCCAGGCAGACCAAATCTACTATTGGAGTCATGGTTACAGCATCTCACAATCCTGAA GAAGACAATGGTGTAAAATTGGTCGATCCTCTGGGTGAAATGTTGACCTCTGCCTGGGAAGAATATGCTACACGCCTAGCTAATGCAGAAGAGCAAGAAATACAAAGCATACTGACTGAGATCTGCCAGAAAGAAGCAGTGAAACTGCACCAATATGCCTCAGTTTTTATTGGTAGAGACACCAG ACCCAGCAGTGAGAAACTTTCACAATCAGTAATAGATGGTGTATCTGCTCTAGGTGGTCAATATCATG ATTATGGTCTGGTAACAACACCACAGCTGCATTACATGGTCTGCTGTCAAAATACTCAAGAGCACTATGGGAAGGCAACAGTGGAAGGTTACTACCAGAAACTATCCAAAGCTTTTGGGGAGCTGACAAAACAA GCTTCCAGCTCTGGAGATGACCAGATGTGTCTGAAGATAGATTGTGCAAATGGTATAGGAGCCCTGAAACTAAAAGAAATGGAACGTTACCTTCCAAAGAAACTGTTAATTCACTTATATAATGATGGAACCAAAGAGAAACTCAATCATTTATGCGGTGCAGACTTTGTGAAAGTTCATCAGAAACCTCCTCTGG GACTAGAAATCAAACCTCATGAAAGATGCTGCTCGTTTGATGGAGATGCAGACAGAATTGTTTATTACTATAATGATACTGCTGGCCATTTTCATCTTGTGGATGGAGATAAAATAGCAACTTTAATTAGCACTTTCATTAAAGAACTTCTTATCAAG ATAGGACAAACTCTAAAGATGGCAGTGGTACAAACAGCATATGCTAATGGGAGCTCTACACGTTATCTTGAGGAAACCATGAAG GTGCCTGTTCATTGTACCAAAACAGGAGTAAAGCATTTGCATCACAAGGCCCAGGAATTTGACATTGGAGTTTACTTTGAGGCAAATGGGCATGGCACA GTATTATTTAGTAAAGCTGCTGAAGAGAAAATAAGACACATGGcaaaagaagaaaaggagaatCAAAAAAGAGACGCTGCAAAGATGCTTGAAAATACCATTGACCTGATTAATCAA ACTGTGGGTGATGCCATCTCAGATATGCTAGTGATTGAAGCAATCTTGGCTCTAAAGGGTTTGACAGTGCAACAGTGGGATGCCATCTACACAGATCTTCCCAACCGACAGCTGAAAGTTAAG GTTGCGGACAGACGAGTCATTGACACGACAGATGCTGAGAGACGTGCAGTTACACCCCCAGGACTACAAGAAAAAATTGATGAACTTGTAAAGAAGTACAGAGTGTCACGAGCTTTTGTCCGCCCATCAGGAACAGAAGATGTAGTGCGAGTATACGCTGAAGCAGACACACAG gAGAACGCAGATTCCCTTGCACATGAAGTAAGCCTGGCTGTTTATCATCTAGCTGGTGGAATAGGAGAACCACCTCAGCCTGTATGTTGA
- the RWDD2A gene encoding RWD domain-containing protein 2A has translation MAVTIKECLELQLLEMEMLFSMFPNKGEISLQDKNALTYVQMYLKNIKEGLPPRIEYSISVDIDEPKVKVDLHVSLPHRYPHSAPQLFARSTALDRQNQLQLNKHLTSHISSLDLGELCVCAAVQWVRDNSASYFQNSNVSSETAPKEKAVKIIFHRMWIYSHHIYRQELKKKIFDCAKQLNLTGFCLTGKPGIICVEGLKENCEEFWHVIRYPNWKHISCKHVESMETEGNGDKLNLFHTFEDLQFQAHGDYGLRNDYHMDLGQFLEFLKQHQSEHIFQLLFGGEGKHSDN, from the exons ATGGCTGTCACAATAAAAGAATGTCTTGAGCTTCAGCTGTTGGAAATGGAAATGCTCTTTTCAATGTTTCCTAATAAAGGAGAAATAAGCCTTCAGGACAAAAATGCTCTTACTTATGTGCAGATGTACTTGAAAAATATAAAAGAAGGACTACCACCTCGGATTGAATATTCAATTTCTGTTGATATTGATGAGCCAAAG GTAAAAGTAGACTTGCATGTATCCTTGCCTCACCGCTACCCTCATTCAGCACCGCAACTATTTGCAAGATCAACTGCACTAGACAGACAGAATCAACTGCAGCTCAATAAACATCTCACTTCTCACATCAGTTCTTTAGATTTAGGTGAACTGTGTGTATGTGCGGCGGTGCAGTGGGTACGAGACAACAGTGCATCTTATTTCCAAAACAGTAACGTCTCTTCTGAAACTGCTCCAAAAGAAAAGGcagtaaaaataatttttcatcgAATGTGGATCTATAGCCATCATATATATAGACaggaactgaaaaagaaaatctttGATTGCGCAAAGCAATTAAATTTGACTGGTTTCTGCCTAACAGGGAAACCTGGTATCATCTGTGTGGAAGGGCTCAAAGAAAACTGTGAGGAGTTCTGGCATGTTATTAGATATCCTAACTGGAAACACATTTCCTGCAAACATGTTGAGAGTATGGAAACTGAAGGAAATGGGGATAAGCTTAATCTCTTTCATACTTTTGAAGATTTACAGTTCCAGGCACATGGTGATTATGGACTGAGGAATGACTATCACATGGATCTTGGCCAATTCTTAGAATTCCTTAAACAGCATCAAAGTGAACATATTTTTCAATTATTATTTGGTGGTGAAGGCAAACATTCAGACAATTAA